One Carassius gibelio isolate Cgi1373 ecotype wild population from Czech Republic chromosome A7, carGib1.2-hapl.c, whole genome shotgun sequence DNA window includes the following coding sequences:
- the LOC128017735 gene encoding 40S ribosomal protein S4, X isoform has translation MARGPKKHLKRVAAPKHWMLDKLTGVFAPRPSTGPHKLRECLPLIIFLRNRLKYALTGDEVKKICMQRFIKIDGKVRTDVTYPTGFMDVVSIEKTGENFRLIYDVKGRFTVHRITNEEAKYKLCKVRKILIGTKGIPHLVTHDARTIRYPDPMIKVNDTVRIDLDTGKITDFIKFETGNMCMVTGGANLGRIGVITNREKHPGSFDVVHVKDSTGNSFATRLSNIFVIGKGNKPWVSLPRGKGIRLTIAEERDKRLSAKQSSS, from the exons ATG GCCCGAGGACCGAAGAAGCATCTGAAGCGCGTCGCAGCTCCTAAACACTGGATGCTGGACAAACTCACTGGAGTGTTT GCTCCTCGTCCCTCCACCGGTCCCCACAAACTGAGGGAGTGCCTGCCCCTCATCATCTTCCTGAGGAACCGTCTCAAGTACGCTCTGACCGGAGATGAGGTCAAGAAGATCTGCATGCAGAGGTTCATCAAGATCGATGGCAAGGTCCGCACTGATGTCACCTACCCCACTGGCTTCATGG ATGTGGTCAGCATTGAGAAGACTGGCGAGAACTTCAGACTGATCTATGATGTCAAGGGTCGCTTTACAGTTCACCGCATCACAAATGAGGAGGCCAAG TACAAATTGTGCAAGGTGAGGAAAATCCTCATTGGCACAAAGGGAATCCCACATCTGGTGACCCATGATGCCCGCACCATCCGTTACCCTGATCCTATGATCAAGGTCAACGACACCGTCCGCATTGACCTGGACACTGGCAAAATTACAGATTTCATCAAGTTTGAGACAG GCAACATGTGCATGGTGACTGGAGGTGCTAACTTGGGGCGTATTGGTGTAATCACCAATAGAGAGAAGCATCCTGGCTCTTTTGATGTGGTGCATGTTAAAGACAGCACTGGCAACAGCTTTGCCACCAGGCTCTCCAACATTTTCGTCATTGGCAAG GGCAACAAGCCATGGGTGTCCCTGCCCCGTGGAAAGGGTATCCGCCTGACCATTGCTGAGGAGAGAGACAAGAGGCTGTCTGCCAAACAGAGCAGCAGCTAA
- the LOC128017736 gene encoding cbp/p300-interacting transactivator 1-like encodes MSLLCSSATMKDRDSLSLLHYSGSGKTSPQFPSAALHPSSPVMGKPQPFCLQSGQHFIASMQLQKLNSHYQNLSSAATTGTSKGYGATMLDPGQVTTPGAAQAPGIIDSDPVDEEVLMSLVVELGLDRANELPELWLGQNEFDFIADVPAGC; translated from the coding sequence ATGAGCCTCCTGTGTTCTAGTGCCACCATGAAGGAccgtgactctctctctctcctgcactACTCTGGTTCAGGCAAGACGAGCCCTCAGTTCCCCTCCGCTGCCCTCCATCCCAGCTCCCCCGTGATGGGAAAACCCCAGCCTTTCTGCCTGCAGTCCGGCCAGCATTTCATAGCCTCCATGCAGCTTCAGAAACTCAACAGCCACTATCAGAATCTGTCCTCTGCAGCTACCACTGGAACCAGTAAAGGGTACGGAGCCACCATGCTGGACCCAGGACAGGTCACCACCCCTGGGGCGGCACAGGCACCTGGGATCATTGATTCTGATCCGGTCGATGAGGAAGTTCTGATGTCACTGGTTGTTGAGCTGGGTTTGGACCGTGCCAATGAGCTTCCAGAGCTATGGCTGGGTCAGAATGAGTTTGACTTCATTGCGGATGTGCCAGCTGGCTGCTGA